The proteins below are encoded in one region of Toxoplasma gondii ME49 chromosome IV, whole genome shotgun sequence:
- a CDS encoding aminotransferase, class V superfamily protein (encoded by transcript TGME49_211090) produces MSRLAKVACAAAPPCRGRCYALSTVPPLTVFSSRSSSLSSRSSFSPLSSLFSTASCVPLQTTAVRASSRSFLNLHRGPLRSRPDLADRERRTATLATFNTEENSPFCRSWNATSPALLPSASRQHPQASDLHLFSPFLASAAAPFSSVSSSSSPSSPSPSSPSPPSSSSSPSSGSGAFESGGEAVVGSRPVYLDNQATTVQDPRVTDAMLPFLFDKFGNPHSSSHAVGWEADAAVEKARKQVAHLLGLDASRAREIIFTSGATESNNLALKGAVHYYCRGHPVTFRKSEKRGETRAAARARRHVITTQLEHKCALQCCRMLQLEFSESQGARGCDVTYLPVKTDGLVDLEELEKAIRPDTLLVSVMFVNNEIGVVQNLEEIGKICKRHDILFHTDAAQGAGKLPIDVDEMGIDLLSLSSHKIYGPKGIGALFVRAKNPRVRLQPLIDGGGQERGLRSGTLATPLCVGFGAACELAEKEMENDRRHVSRLARLLLDSVREQIPDIEVNGSLTSRYPGNLNISFTFVEGESVLMSIRDVAISSGSACTSASLEPSYVLRALGVGEEVAHTSLRFGIGRFTREEDVRQCVERLVKQIHRLRELSPLYEMEMAKRKALASGVCPNDETDGNALIWT; encoded by the exons ATGAGTCGACTCGCGAAAGTCGCCTGCGCGGCCGCACCGCCCTGCAGAGGTCGCTGCTATGCTCTTTCCACCGTTCCGCCTCTCACTGTGTTCTcttcgcgctcttcttctctttcgtctcgctcttcgttctctcctctctcgtctctcttctcgactgCGTCCTGTGTCCCTCTCCAGACGACAGCGGTGCGCGCGTCGTCAAGGAGCTTTCTTAATCTTCACCGAGGTCCTTTGAGGTCCCGGCCTGACCTCGCAGACAGGGAACGTCGAACAGCGACGCTCGCGACGTTCAACACCGAAGAAAACTCCCCCTTCTGCAGGTCCTGGAACGCTACTTCACCCGCGCTCCTGCCCTCTGCCTCACGGCAACACCCACAGGCTTCTGACTTGcacctcttctcccctttcctcgcgtctgcagctgctcccttctcttccgtgtcatcctcttcttctccttcttctccttctccttcttctccttctcctccttcttcttcttcttctccttcttcgggATCTGGAGCCTTTGAGAGCGGCGGGGAAGCAGTGGTGGGATCGCGACCCGTTTACTTGGACAACCAGGCGACGACCGTTCAAGATCCTCGTGTGACAGATGCGatgcttcctttcctctttgaCAAATTTGGAAATCCTCACTCAagttcgcatgcagtcggctgggaggcagacgccgctgtcgagaaagcgag GAAGCAGGTGGCGCACCTCCTGGGGCTCGACGCGTCGCGCGCTCGAGAGATCATTTTCACTTCCGGCGCGACGGAGAGCAACAACTTGGCGCTGAAGGGCGCCGTCCACTACTACTGCCGAGGGCATCCGGTGACCTTTcgcaagagcgagaagcgaggggagacgcgggcagcggcgcgcgcgcgcaGGCACGTCATCACCACCCAGCTCGAGCACAAATGCGCGCTCCAGTGCTGTCGGATGCTGCAGCTCGAGTTCTCCGAGTCTCAGGGCGCGCGGGGATGCGACGTTACGTACTTGCCCGTGAAAACAGACGGCCTCGTCGACTTGGAGGAGCTCGAGAAAGCGATTCGACCTGACACCCTGCTCGTCTCCGTCATGTTCGTCAACAACGAAATCGGCGTCGTCCAAAACCTCGAAGAAATCGGAAAAATATGCAAACGACACGACATCCTCTTCCACACAG ACGCAGCGCAGGGTGCAGGCAAACTGCCCATCGACGTCGACGAAATGGGGATCgatctcctttctctctcgagtcaCAAGATCTACGGACCGAAAGGGATTGGCGCGCTCTTCGTTCGCGCGAAGAATCCCCGCGTTCGCCTGCAACCTCTCATCGACGGCGGCGGCCAGGAGCGCGGCCTGCGCAGTG GAACCCTGGCGACGCCTCTTTGCGTAGGCTTCGGAGCAGCTTGCGAACTGGCGGAAAAAGAAATGGAGAACGACCGGAGACACGTATCCCGActcgctcgtcttctcctcgat TCGGTGCGCGAGCAAATTCCTGACATCGAAGTGAACGGGAGCTTGACCAGCCGCTATCCAGGAAACTTGAACATTTCCTTCACCTTCGTCGAGGGCGAGTCTGTCCTCATGAGCATTCGCGACGTCGCCATCTCTTCGG gcagcgcatgcacgagcGCTTCCCTGGAACCGTCCTACGTACTTCGCGCTCTCGGCGTCGGCGAGGAAGTTGCGCATACTTCTCTTCGATTCGGCATTG GGAGATTTACG
- a CDS encoding hypothetical protein (encoded by transcript TGME49_211080), with the protein MRDPCRALQTSPPSAARSSAFDAFFTSGLCRRTKWRETEVKQKGKEEKRKGMTREAKDTLQVPSSNQAEHWGTTDASDSCGFSCVRTGNVLWLTETPWLGQRPRRRKLGKVAFLDREILENMANSSACTIYARCFSDTPSANNAQKHLGRLR; encoded by the coding sequence ATGCGCGACCCGTGTCGCGCTCTCCAGACGTCCCCTCCCTCAGCTGCGCGGAGTTCCGCGTTCGACGCGTTTTTTACCTCTGGACTGTGTAGAAGAACGAAatggagggagacagaggtgaaacagaaaggaaaagaagagaaacgcaagggGATGacaagagaggcgaaggacaCCCTTCAGGTTCCGTCGTCGAATCAGGCCGAACACTGGGGTACAACTGATGCGTCAGACTCCTGCGGCTTCTCTTGTGTAAGAACTGGAAATGTCCTGTGGCTCACTGAGACACCGTGGCTCGGGCAGAGACCGCGACGACGCAAACTTGGGAAGGTCGCATTTCTCGACCGCGAAATCCTGGAAAATATGGCAAacagctctgcatgcacgattTACGCTCGCTGTTTCTCGGACACACCGTCTGCAAACAACGCTCAAAAACACTTGGGTAGGCTGCGGTAA
- a CDS encoding hypothetical protein (encoded by transcript TGME49_211070), with protein MRGEKLTVGRSSASVVFAASAEREKVTAETTRDSRVRVARIFSRFACSEGIEERFPRPFREEARKGWTSFLAKSHCVSEKTRFSDSYFWRSPSPTRVQICRPASAVLSSIRGENSVSDSVVPVAFSIFRRSALFLRKKAGVRRTRRAPKECLLWRESAYLPSFLSTLGLSLRSSLVSSFPLSLLS; from the coding sequence ATGCGCGGCGAAAAGCTGACTGTCGGCAGATCTTCCGCGAGCGTCGTTTTTGCCGCATCTGCGGAGCGCGAGAAAGTGACTGCGGAGACGACGCGAGACAGCCGAGTCCGTGTCGCTCGAATTTTTTCCaggtttgcatgcagcgagggGATTGAGGAGCGCTTTCCACGTCCTtttcgagaagaagcgcgaaaagGTTGGACAAGTTTCCTTGCAAAGAGCCACTGTGTGTctgagaaaacgcgtttttccgATTCGTACTTCTGGCGCTCCCCCTCCCCCACTCGGGTGCAGATTTGCAGACCCGCCTCTGCCGTTCTCAGCTCCATTCGCGGAGAGAATTCTGTCTCGGATTCAGTCGTCCCAGTGGCATTTTCAATCTTCAGAAGAAGCGCACTGTTTCtgcggaagaaggcgggCGTCCGACGCACGCGGAGAGCTCCGAAGGAGTGTCtgctctggagagagagtgCATATttgccttcctttctctcgacgcTGGGTCTCTCGCTCAGGTCTTCGCtggtctcttcttttccgctgtctcttctgtcctaG
- a CDS encoding hypothetical protein (encoded by transcript TGME49_211060), which translates to MPFMWRQRAYCAPVPSAFASQQPNGLGGEAGVRKPLLRSNSESLSVFSQIPDGLLGHTTSVTMGNSDIFFLPKPSNLLKIALPAFVFMPNLTIFTRAFPFYAHTSA; encoded by the coding sequence ATGCCGTTCATGTGGAGACAGCGGGCGTATTGCGCCCCAGTTCCCTCTGCCTTTGCTTCTCAGCAGCCGAACGGTTTGGGAGGCGAAGCGGGGGTCCGAAAGCCTCTGCTGCGCTCGAACAGCGAGAGTCTCTCGGTTTTTTCGCAGATCCCCGACGGTCTTCTTGGCCATACGACAAGTGTGACCATGGGCAACTCGGacattttctttcttccaaAGCCCTCCAATCTCCTCAAAATCGCTCTGcccgccttcgtcttcatgCCCAACCTAACCATCTTCACCAGAGCGTTCCCCTTCTACGCTCACACCAGCGCTTAA